Within Magnetovibrio sp. PR-2, the genomic segment AAGAAGCTATTAGCGGAACAGATGCTGGACAATGTGGCTTTGAAGGATGTTTTGTCGCGAAAGTGGTGAGGCCATCTGGCAAGCGCAGCGTTGTTTCGCACATGGTCTCGGAACACGGTCTGTCTCAGCGTCGCGCTTGTCGGTTGGCCAGCCTCAATCTTTCGACTTGGCAATACAAGTCCCGCAGACCTGATGTTCAGGGCTTGCGGGAACGGATCGTCGAGCTGGCTGCTGAGCGCCGTCGGTTTGGGTATCGTCGCCTGCACATTCTTCTGCGCCGTGAAGGCTGGGGCGTGAACCACAAGGCCGTACACCGGATCTACCAAGAAGAAGGTCTGCAGGTGCGCAAACGCAAGAGAAAGCGGATCGGTCCTGCAGACCGTCAACCGATTTTGCTGCCGGAACGGGTCAATGAACGCTGGTCCATGGACTTTGTCTCGGACGGTCTTGCGAATGGCACGCGGTTTAGGGCTTTGAACATCGTCGATGACTTCAGCCGGGAATGTCCGGCCATTGAAGTGGATACGTCTTTGCCGGGCGCGCGGGTGGTTCGGGTTTTGGATCGCTTGGCCGATACACGCGGTTTGCCCAACGGCATCGTCGTGGACAACGGCCCAGAACTGATCAGCAAGGTTTTGGATGAATGGGCGTACAGCAAC encodes:
- a CDS encoding IS3 family transposase (programmed frameshift); translation: MMKKRFSDEQIINILKEQEAGFPVKEIIRRHGISEQTFYRWKSKFGGMEVSDAKRLRELESENAKLKKLLAEQMLDNVALKDVLSPKVVRPSGKRSVVSHMVSEHGLSQRRACRLASLNLSTWQYKSRRPDVQGLRERIVELAAERRRFGYRRLHILLRREGWGVNHKAVHRIYQEEGLQVRKRKRKRIGPADRQPILLPERVNERWSMDFVSDGLANGTRFRALNIVDDFSRECPAIEVDTSLPGARVVRVLDRLADTRGLPNGIVVDNGPELISKVLDEWAYSNNVRLLFIEPGKPIQNAFVESFNGKFRDECLNEHWFTSLADARKIIEAWRIDYNTQRPHSSLAYRTPIEFAKQNQYHARELSP